The sequence CCTACTTATCCTTTGGTGATTAAATTATCTGATAATGATGTTCGAATTATTAAAGAAACTTTTGAAACTGCAGTTAAAAATAGAGACTATTCGACTTTAATAAAATTGAGAGAAAAAGTCATTTCTGTTACAGGAATAAAGAATCAATCAGGAAATGATCAGGATTTTATTAGAACATTACTAAAAGATTATAATTTTTACACACAGAATATGTAGTCAATTTTAAAGGGAATAGTAACTGAATGAAAATCAAAAAGAATATAATTGGAATTTGTGGTAGCGCAAGTCAAAACTCGAAAAATCTTTTTATACTAAGATATTTATCTGAATATGGTAATTCTGATTTTAATTTTGAAATTTTAGATGATTTAACTGTATTACCTCATTTTAAAACAGAATATACTGATGAGAATGTACCTTTAGAAGTTGTTGCTTTTAGGAATAAAATTGCAAATGCAGATGGAATTATTATTTGTACTCCAGAATATGTTTTCAGTATTCCTAGTGGTTTGAAAAATATGATAGAATGGTTCGTGTCAACAACTGTTTTTTCAGATAAACCAATAGGTTTAATAACTGCTTCATCAAGTGGTAATAAAGGACATGAAGAATTGAAGTTAATCATGAAAACTGTACAAACAAAATTCATAGGAGAAACAACACTTTTAATTAACGGAATAAAAGGAAAAGTGAATGAAAATGGAGAAATATCTGACGTAAATACTGAAAAAGAATTGAAAATATTCTATCAATCGTTTAAAGAACTAATAGAAAAATAGAGTGTTTTTCAAGATTTTACCTTGTCAAATATAAATACCCATTCAAAGGCTCTGGATAACTAGGATCGTTAAGGTAGAGTATATAAAAATAAGTTCCGTCTGGGGCATGTTTCGATCCAATTCCTTCTTCAATTTTACCTTTCCAATTGGGTTTGTTGTTGTCTCCTGTCCAAACAAGTTTTCCCCAGCGATTATAAATTTCAAGTTTAAAATCAACAAAAATATCTCTTAAACCATCAATAAAAAAAGAATCATTTAAGCCATCATTATTATCAGAAACAGCATTGTAAATAATTGGAGGACAATTTTCAGTTAACAAAGTGAATGATGTAATAGCAAAACAATCGTTATCTTCAATTCGTATAAAAATTTCTTTCGGAGTAGTTAATGCTTCATAATTTGAAGCATTAAAAATTGGATTAATTGCATTTATAGCATCATCATGACTTTCATAAAAAGTAGCCGAATGGGAAATATCTGTTTTTACTTCGTTTTCATATGCTGAAAAATCAAATATACCTCTAGTTAAACCTAAGTTACAACTCAAGACAGGGTTTAAATCATTAAAATCGGGTGCAACTAATAACTCAATATTTATTGTATTGGTATTGTTGTTTTCTGCTAATTCAGTTACAATTCCAGTGCCATCTCCAATGTCATCTACTACAGCTAAAACAGTGAAATTAAGAGGTGTTGTTGAAGGAACGGTAATAATTGCACTTCCTGTTTCGTTGCCACCAATTGGAATTATATTTTGCGTCTGAGAAGTACCCACTAAAATTCCGTTAACATAGAAAGCAATTGGGGTATTGGATTGTAAATCGTTTGTACTATTTATATTTGAGACTGTATAGGTAATTGGAACTTCTCTTGAATCGCAAGTCACGTTAAAATCATTAAGTACTATAGTCGCATCAGGGAGTTGACTATTTAGTTTTGTAACAATGGCATTAATCATTACATAATCTTGCCCAGAAGTAAGCTCTATAGTAGCACTTGTATCTCCAATCGCTATATTGTTTTGAATATTATAAATATCCAAATCCATATTGTAAAGTTCGTTGGAGTTTGTAACAGTATTAGTTCCATTAAAAGCATTATTTGCAGGGTTTAATGGCGGATTACTTAAAATAGTTCCATTAATCCTTAAGGTTTCATTTACAGCAAGTCCAGAATCGCCTTCCCAAGCTAAAAATCCAATTCGAGCATCTTGATTATCAATAACATTAAGAGCATCTAAATTTACAGTTAATAAATTCTGAACCTGCGAAACTACTTGCAAACCATCGTAAATATTTAATTGATTTAATGGTAATGCGTTATTTTGATAGACAACAATTATAGCCCAGCCCGCAAAATTGGTTCTGTTTTGGTAATGCAAATCAATAAAAGAAGTAACATCTAAATCAGAAACAGTATACGTTCCATTTCCAGTACTTTGTACAAAAGAAGTAATATCTGTAAATGCACTAAAAAAATTAAATTGTGTAAATAGAAGATTAGAGAAAGTTCGTTCCGCAGTAATATCTACACCATTCAATTTAATGTCGAAATCACCTGTTCCACAACCAGCCCAGTATAAATAAGCACGTTCAATAACATCACTAAAATCTAGAGTAAGATCTGCTGATGAACTTGTAAAGATTGAAGGACTTGGTTGAAAAGAGTTTTCTTGTGGGTTTAACGTATTTCCTACGAAAGTAAAATCATATCGTCCATTAATTTGGGTATACAATGATATATC is a genomic window of Flavobacterium jumunjinense containing:
- a CDS encoding T9SS type B sorting domain-containing protein, with amino-acid sequence MKLKSTFYGYLFIIFFPLLAIGQDISLYTQINGRYDFTFVGNTLNPQENSFQPSPSIFTSSSADLTLDFSDVIERAYLYWAGCGTGDFDIKLNGVDITAERTFSNLLFTQFNFFSAFTDITSFVQSTGNGTYTVSDLDVTSFIDLHYQNRTNFAGWAIIVVYQNNALPLNQLNIYDGLQVVSQVQNLLTVNLDALNVIDNQDARIGFLAWEGDSGLAVNETLRINGTILSNPPLNPANNAFNGTNTVTNSNELYNMDLDIYNIQNNIAIGDTSATIELTSGQDYVMINAIVTKLNSQLPDATIVLNDFNVTCDSREVPITYTVSNINSTNDLQSNTPIAFYVNGILVGTSQTQNIIPIGGNETGSAIITVPSTTPLNFTVLAVVDDIGDGTGIVTELAENNNTNTINIELLVAPDFNDLNPVLSCNLGLTRGIFDFSAYENEVKTDISHSATFYESHDDAINAINPIFNASNYEALTTPKEIFIRIEDNDCFAITSFTLLTENCPPIIYNAVSDNNDGLNDSFFIDGLRDIFVDFKLEIYNRWGKLVWTGDNNKPNWKGKIEEGIGSKHAPDGTYFYILYLNDPSYPEPLNGYLYLTR
- a CDS encoding NADPH-dependent FMN reductase, whose translation is MKIKKNIIGICGSASQNSKNLFILRYLSEYGNSDFNFEILDDLTVLPHFKTEYTDENVPLEVVAFRNKIANADGIIICTPEYVFSIPSGLKNMIEWFVSTTVFSDKPIGLITASSSGNKGHEELKLIMKTVQTKFIGETTLLINGIKGKVNENGEISDVNTEKELKIFYQSFKELIEK